The sequence CGGCGCCATCGTCGACACGCGCTTCATCGGTCCGATCCGCGGCATGGCTCGCCGTTTGGTATTCGACGAGATGCAGATAGTCTTCACGAATGGGCGCGAAAATGTCCAGATTCAACGCCACTTCGTCGCCGAGCGGTTCCGCGTAGTGCTCGACATGCGGCGGAATCCGAATGATGCTGCCGGGCCCGGCTTCATAGCTTTCATCGCCGACATGAAAGCGCACGCGGCCGCTCACGATCATCACGACCTGCTCGAACGTGTGACTGTGCGGCGAGACATCCATGCCGGGCTGAAGCCAGTTCATGACCGCCATGAAGTTGTCGCCGCGAAACGCCGCGCGTTCGACGCCGCGACGCACAGTCTCGCGCGGCAGGTCGTCGAAGTTGTAGAGTTGCGTGATCATCACGAACCTCCTGTCAGGCTTCGCTGACGAATTTGGTGTTCAGAAACGCTTCGAGCCCTTCCTGACCCGCTTCGGAGCCGTAGCCGCTTTCCTTGATCCCGCCGAACGGCGCTTCCGCTATCGACACCGTCAGATTGTTGATACCGACCACGCCCGCCTCCAGCGCGGCGGCCACGTCGATCGAGCGGCGAGCCGATTGCGTG is a genomic window of Paraburkholderia sp. PREW-6R containing:
- a CDS encoding cupin domain-containing protein produces the protein MITQLYNFDDLPRETVRRGVERAAFRGDNFMAVMNWLQPGMDVSPHSHTFEQVVMIVSGRVRFHVGDESYEAGPGSIIRIPPHVEHYAEPLGDEVALNLDIFAPIREDYLHLVEYQTASHAADRTDEARVDDGAAA